In Silene latifolia isolate original U9 population chromosome 3, ASM4854445v1, whole genome shotgun sequence, a single window of DNA contains:
- the LOC141649477 gene encoding uncharacterized protein LOC141649477 — translation MNSFSNWSISTNSAYHQGGRIWILWQVHEWDIDFMEYDAQYIHMTVLHKSTNKRFHVTMVYAFNGSTERQSLWANLSRLANNISGPWAIGGDFNCVLTEDERVGGSFSRQDEEDFRQCLHQYEVIDSPAMGALYTWNNKQCPADRVYSRLDRFLVNQEWLDEFPLLYAHFLPKGIFDHTPCVVQDNLTNEKRARPFKYFNMWSLASNFKEIVQVGWNCMQTGTKMYELARKLKNLKQGLKQLNKTRFADIESNAEVALTKLNKIQQRLGVNPQDLGLIQQECEARENYQQLAEARNQFLQQKAKMKWNADGDANTSFFHGILKTRRRQNQTV, via the coding sequence ATGAATTCCTTTAGTAATTGGAGTATTTCTACAAACTCAGCATACCATCAAGGAGGCAGAATTTGGATTTTGTGGCAGGTTCATGAATGGGATATAGATTTTATGGAGTATGATGCCCAATATATCCATATGACAGTGCTTCATAAGAGTACCAACAAACGTTTTCATGTCACCATGGTCTATGCTTTCAATGGAAGCACTGAGAGACAGTCTCTTTGGGCTAATTTAAGCAGACTAGCAAATAACATTTCAGGGCCATGGGCCATTGGGGGAGACTTCAACTGTGTTTTAACTGAGGATGAAAGAGTGGGAGGCTCCTTTTCTAGGCAGGATGAAGAAGACTTCAGGCAATGCTTGCATCAATATGAAGTGATAGATAGTCCTGCCATGGGAGCTCTATACACATGGAATAACAAACAATGCCCTGCTGATAGGGTGTATAGCAGACTGGATCGTTTCCTGGTGAACCAGGAATGGCTCGATGAATTCCCTCTTCTGTATGCACATTTTTTGCCTAAGGGGATTTTTGATCACACTCCTTGTGTGGTACAGGATAATCTAACTAATGAAAAGAGAGCCAGaccttttaaatattttaatatgtggagtcTGGCTTCCAACTTTAAAGAGATTGTTCAAGTTGGATGGAACTGTATGCAGACTGGAACTAAGATGTATGAGCTAGCTAGGAAATTGAAGAACCTGAAGCAAGGGCTCAAACAGCTGAACAAGACCAGGTTTGCTGATATTGAGAGTAATGCTGAGGTGGCtctcactaaactaaataaaatacAGCAAAGATTGGGAGTGAATCCTCAGGACCTAGGCCTAATTCAACAAGAATGTGAGGCTAGAGAAAACTACCAACAGTTGGCTGAAGCTCGGAACCAGTTCCTGCAACAAAAGGCAAAGATGAAATGGAATGCAGATGGGGATGCAAATACTTCATTCTTTCATGGAATTTTGAAAACTAGAAGGAGACAAAATCAGACAGTCTAG
- the LOC141649479 gene encoding uncharacterized protein LOC141649479, with translation MVPGKEYTIKKGYSWLRQNSQDVSWYHIVWTKWSIPKHSFIAWLYYQQGFNTKDKLFRLGISPDKEMLYLCSRGRVTSSPLLPVRSDRRVIQRIQEWTGVTMSDTNTQNWWQHKRFTRLKNGVLNSILNAAKYYIWKQRNASRHEGAIISPGRCVVMIQADIRNMIRQQLQGTVSRKDKHWIEKLLH, from the coding sequence ATGGTACCAGGTAAGGAGTACACTATCAAAAAGGGATATAGCTGGTTAAGGCAAAACAGCCAGGATGTAAGCTGGTATCATATTGTTTGGACCAAATGGTCAATTCCCAAACACAGCTTTATAGCTTGGTTGTACTATCAGCAAGGGTTTAATACCAAAGACAAGCTTTTCAGACTTGGTATTAGCCCGGACAAAGAAATGTTGTATTTGTGCTCAAGAGGAAGAGTCACCTCATCACCTCTTCTTCCGGTGCGATCTGACAGGAGAGTTATTCAGAGAATACAGGAATGGACGGGAGTGACTATGTCTGATACCAATACTCAGAATTGGTGGCAACACAAGAGATTCACTAGACTGAAGAATGGGGTTTTGAATAGTATCCTCAATGCTGCCAAGTATTATATCTGGAAACAAAGAAATGCGAGCAGGCATGAGGGTGCTATAATCAGTCCTGGCAGGTGTGTGGTAATGATACAAGCGGATATCAGGAACATGATTAGGCAACAATTGCAGGGTACAGTGTCCAGGAAGGATAAGCATTGGATTGAGAAGTTACTGCACTAG